The Castor canadensis chromosome 8, mCasCan1.hap1v2, whole genome shotgun sequence genome contains a region encoding:
- the Naca gene encoding nascent polypeptide-associated complex subunit alpha isoform X2 encodes MPGEATETVPATEQELPQPQAETGSGTESDSDESVPELEEQDSTQATTQQAQLAAAAEIDEEPVSKAKQSRSEKKARKAMSKLGLRQVTGVTRVTIRKSKNILFVITKPDVYKSPASDTYIVFGEAKIEDLSQQAQLAAAEKFKVQGEAVSNIQENTQTPTVQEESEEEEVDETGVEVKDIELVMSQANVSRAKAVRALKNNSNDIVNAIMELTM; translated from the exons ATGCCCGGTGAAGCCACAGAAACCGTCCCTGCTACAGAGCAGGAGTTGCCACAGCCCCAGGCTGAGACAG GGTCTGGAACAGAATCTGACAGTGATGAGTCAGTACCAGAGCTCGAGGAACAAGATTCCACACAAGCAACCACACAGCAAGCCCAG CTGGCGGCGGCAGCTGAAATCGATGAAGAACCAGTCAGTAAAGCAAAACAGAGTCGGAGTGAAAAGAAGGCACGGAAG GCTATGTCCAAATTGGGTCTTCGACAGGTTACAGGGGTTACTAGAGTCACTATCCGGAAATCTAAAAATATCCTCTTTGTCATCACAAAACCAGATGTCTACAAGAGCCCAGCTTCAGATACCTACATAGTTTTTGGGGAAGCCAAG ATTGAGGATTTATCTCAGCAAGCACAGTTAGCAGCTGCTGAGAAATTCAAAGTTCAAGGTGAAGCTGTCTCAAACATTCAAGAAAACACACAGACTCCAACTGTACAAGAGGAGAGTGAAGAGGAAGAG gTTGATGAAACAGGTGTGGAAGTTAAGGACATAGAATTGGTCATGTCACAAGCAAATGTGTCAAGAGCAAAGGCAGTCCGAGCTCTGAAGAATAACAGTAATGATATTGTAAATGCTATTATG gaaTTAACAATGTAA
- the Naca gene encoding nascent polypeptide-associated complex subunit alpha isoform X1 — translation MPGEATETVPATEQELPQPQAETAVLPMSSALTVTAALGQPGPTLPPPCSLLPQQCPLSAANQSSPFPSSPTIATTPFEVPFPQPPSGTNMPLETAPSTPTFLPHLIGPPISPAALALASPMIGPALKDAHSPSAPLSLVALAPHSVQKSSAFPPNPLSSTPSVAVADSGSVTPLSAPIVPSEPKTSPIQVPFPKVTTPSSPGIVSTTPSYLVAPLATVQSGLTSCPQTLPMTPTTITSQVKAIPISSVLAPQSLKGPISSPQKTMAPNVFPGSPTSPGSHLASLHQSSLDSSTQPSGQTGPNALSHSVSIDHSSLGASYPSQRSVIPPIPSRNELVADAVTALPLGTPASTVAHSVDKEHSITTSTTSCSPSGFSNVTTTSLSPTASVILKGSPNTCHHQPLVTQIPASLGTGLKDTPVSPVVTTPLVINPSTISVAPATFEVVTCVSPPSSPGFISKEPTSPTALVITPVTHNELPTPQVATTLGTPVSLLPAHEDLKNLPTSVLVNVGTPVSSTQVGLPTRKDSTLLPLAIAAPKSSPSVESASSSLEITPEATLGKKSLVGPFPVGRLASATAASLGVNSPTSIGKTDPYASPDPAGLLLKSSITAPTVATFPLESVDPSRVASKTAEVTSTSTCTASPFLKGAVSLAPKNHPAKGTSTVTSPLVPPASESCPVAVTLSSQNGSVSVATLALSPEIPRSVPFPALPPVAASPSGAKEVDTSHRAALVPLTSSTEVCPNDSSVTIASKGTLAFLDGSPSPLGTGVTPQTQIPPTKMGSAVPDGNVSSLSPLKTSFLPEASLSFPGPKGSLNKKHSPTSPSPKGDSTPSTVTPPSPEGATQPPKDIPTPSALIPLSPKKIPTLAPISPAVTPPFLKGVLTAPSETFTSSQKAPATPPPKGAPTPTAETPTSPQKVLKTSAPKGDSINSSHKGASTAPAEIPTSPKKAAETPSPKKAPKTPSPKEASPTAASKEAPATPPPIKAPVTAAPKEVLKNPAPKKSPATAASKEAPETPPPKKAAATKEVPKTPPPKKAPATAAPTEAPATPSPQKALDTAAPKEILIPPAETPPSPKKAPAAPKRVPAAPPPKKASASTAPKEAPIPSAETPPFPKKASDTVAPKEAPIPPAETPRCPKKASATSKKIPTTAAPIEAPATPPPKKAQATAAPKKTPATPPPKKALATAAPKEAPIPPTETPPSPKKALAAPKEAPINPPPKKALVTAAPKEAPNTPAETPPSSKKVPSPKKASATAALKKAMAAPKEAPIPPSETAPSPKKAPTTVTSRDGAPAIPSPKEAPNTSAEILPSPKKAPAAPSPKKGLISPAEISPSPKKTQATVVPPKDPIPLAETSSSPQKAPAATAPKEASATPSPKGAHTVSAMTPPSPKRASATPSTKKARTTAAPKEASVTPSPKGAPTALAETSSSPKKTTVPKEAPEISTAKGVPAPPDITPPSPKKAPVSKGASAPRVDTISFHKEAPSLKEPTIPTAIAPPSPKGSPTSPVSVTGTMGATAPQTSEGLLAKKDPAALREILTASGAVSAPVLTAPTEKGPEAKKNSDSPPTCSDASAKNDTKGPLSTVAPAPLLTVPIQKDSSKTTKTLSVSSTKGKDSLRSPKGPLAASPESKTSTPLAAVAPEKVLPKAGSASVTSGPTPQVSLPLAPSLVPPLLPKQPFLPSSPGLVLELPSKSPAPADEDELPPLIPPEPISGGVPFQPVLVNMPTPKPAGIPAPTPSAKQPVLKNNKGICLGLLCAWCVAHIPLLGLPTNTNHRMRRFLHYICLILDVVYRITLNRKTVEIRN, via the exons ATGCCCGGTGAAGCCACAGAAACCGTCCCTGCTACAGAGCAGGAGTTGCCACAGCCCCAGGCTGAGACAG ctGTGCTCCCTATGTCTTCAGCCTTGACTGTCACTGCTGCCTTAGGGCAGCCTGGACCTACCCTTCCCCCTCCTTGCTCCCTGCTCCCCCAACAATGTCCTTTATCAGCTGCTAACCAGTCTTCCCCATTCCCTTCTTCACCTACTATTGCCACGACCCCTTTTGAAGTTCCTTTTCCCCAGCCACCCTCTGGAACAAACATGCCTTTGGAAACTGCCCCTAGCACCCCAACTTTCCTGCCACACCTAATAGGACCTCCCATATCCCCAGCTGCCTTAGCTCTGGCCTCTCCCATGATAGGTCCAGCTCTGAAAGATGCCCATTCCCCTTCAGCCCCCTTATCTCTGGTTGCATTGGCTCCCCACTCAGTTCAGAAGAGTTCAGCTTTTCCACCTAACCCTCTTAGCTCAACTCCATCGGTTGCTGTAGCTGACTCAGGATCAGTGACACCTCTGTCAGCTCCCATTGTTCCCTCAGAACCAAAGACCTCTCCTATTCAAGTTCCCTTTCCCAAAGTTACTACTCCAAGTTCTCCAGGTATAGTTAGTACCACTCCTTCCTACCTTGTTGCTCCCTTGGCCACTGTTCAATCTGGATTGACCTCCTGTCCTCAGACACTACCCATGACTCCCACAACCATCACTTCTCAAGTCAAAGCTATCCCCATTTCCTCAGTTCTGGCCCCACAAAGCCTGAAGGGCCCTATTAGTTCACCTCAAAAAACCATGGCTCCCAACGTCTTTCCAGGTTCCCCCACTTCTCCAGGCTCTCATCTTGCATCTTTACATCAAAGTTCTTTGGATTCTTCTACCCAACCATCAGGTCAGACAGGTCCTAATGCTCTGTCACATTCCGTTTCTATAGATCACTCTTCCCTGGGTGCCTCTTATCCATCTCAGAGGTCTGTAATTCCTCCCATTCCTTCCAGAAATGAGTTGGTTGCTGATGCTGTGACTGCTCTTCCACTGGGGACTCCTGCTTCTACTGTGGCTCACTCTGTTGACAAAGAACATTCTATCACCACTAGTACAACCTCCTGCAGCCCTTCTGGCTTTTCAAATGTAACTACTACTTCATTATCTCCTACAGCCTCTGTCATTCTCAAAGGCTCTCCTAATACCTGTCATCATCAACCTTTAGTAACCCAGATTCCTGCTTCTCTGGGAACAGGTTTAAAAGACACTCCTGTCTCTCCCGTGGTAACCACTCCACTTGTGATTAATCCCTCTACAATTTCTGTAGCACCTGCAACTTTTGAGGTAGTTACTTGTGTGTCTCCTCCCAGTTCACCGGGATTTATTAGTAAAGAACCAACTTCCCCAACTGCTTTGGTTATAACACCTGTGACTCACAATGAGCTTCCTACTCCTCAGGTAGCAACTACCCTGGGGACACCAGTCTCTCTTCTGCCAGCCCATGAAGACCTCAAAAATCTCCCCACTTCAGTATTGGTAAATGTAGGAACccctgtttcttcaacccaggtagGACTCCCTACCAGGAAAGACTCTACTCTACTACCTTTGGCCATTGCAGCCCCTAAAAGTTCTCCCTCTGTGGAAAGTGCATCATCTTCTCTGGAGATAACTCCTGAAGCCACTCTAGGAAAGAAAAGCCTTGTAGGGCCTTTCCCTGTAGGTAGGCTAGCCAGTGCTACTGCTGCTTCTTTAGGTGTTAACTCCCCAACTTCTATAGGCAAGACAGATCCTTATGCTAGCCCAGACCCTGCTGGCCTGCTTCTCAAAAGTTCTATCACTGCCCCAACAGTAGCTACATTTCCTTTAGAAAGTGTCGATCCTTCAAGGGTGGCTTCTAAAACTGCTGAAGTTACCTCCACTTCTACATGTACAGCAAGCCCTTTTCTAAAAGGAGCTGTCTCTTTAGCTCCTAAAAACCATCCAGCTAAAGGTACTTCCACTGTTACTTCACCATTGGTTCCTCCAGCCTCTGAAAGTTGCCCTGTAGCTGTGACTTTATCCTCCCAAAATGGTTCTGTTTCTGTGGCTACCTTGGCACTATCCCCTGAAATACCCAGGTCTGTTCCCTTTCCAGCTCTTCCACCAGTTGCAGCTTCTCCTTCAGGTGCAAAGGAAGTTGATACTTCTCATAGGGCAGCATTGGTACCTTTGACTTCCTCTACTGAAGTGTGCCCAAATGACTCTTCGGTTACTATAGCTTCCAAAGGAACTCTGGCCTTCCTAGATGGCTCCCCATCTCCTTTAGGGACTGGTGTGACCCCTCAAACCCAAATACCTCCAACCAAGATGGGTTCTGCTGTTCCTGATGGAAatgtctcttctctttctccacttaaaacctccttccttcctgaggCCAGTCTTTCCTTTCCAGGCCCTAAAGGCTCACTAAACAAGAAGCATTCTCCCACTTCTCCATCCCCCAAAGGAGACTCTACTCCTTCAACTGTGACTCCTCCCTCTCCAGAAGGAGCAACTCAACCCCCCAAAGACATACCCACTCCCTCAGCTTtgattcccctctcccccaaaaagaTACCAACTCTTGCCCCCATTTCTCCAGCTGTGACTCCTCCCTTTCTCAAAGGGGTCCTTACTGCCCCATCAGAGACTTTTACTTCCTCTCAAAAGGCCCCGGCAACCCCACCTCCCAAAGGAGCCCCGACACCAACAGCTGAGACTCCTACCTCCCCCCAAAAGGTCCTGAAAACTTCAGCTCCCAAAGGGGACTCAATAAACTCATCCCACAAAGGTGCTTCCACTGCCCCAGCTGAGATTCCTACCTCCCCCAAAAAGGCTGCAGAAACTCCATCTCCCAAAAAGGCCCCCAAAACCCCATCTCCCAAAGAGGCCTCACCCACTGCAGCCTCCAAAGAAGCCCCAGCAACCCCACCTCCGATAAAGGCCCCAGTTACTGCAGCCCCCAAAGAGGTCCTAAAAAACCCAGCTCCCAAAAAGTCCCCAGCCACTGCAGCCTCCAAAGAGGCTCCAGAAACTCCACCTCCCAAAAAGGCTGCAGCCACCAAAGAGGTCCCAAAAACCCCACCTCCCAAAAAGGCCCCAGCCACTGCAGCCCCCACAGAGGCTCCAGCAACACCATCTCCCCAAAAAGCCCTAGACACTGCAGCCCCCAAAGAGATTCTCATCCCCCCAGCTGAGACTCCTCCATCTCCTAAAAAGGCTCCAGCTGCTCCCAAAAGGGTCCCAgcagccccacctcctaaaaagGCCTCAGCCAGTACAGCCCCCAAAGAAGCCCCCATCCCCTCAGCTGAGACTCCTCCCTTCCCTAAGAAGGCCTCAGACACTGTAGCCCCCAAAGAGGCTCCCATCCCACCAGCTGAGACTCCTCGCTGTCCTAAAAAGGCTTCAGCAACCTCCAAAAAAATCCCAACCACTGCAGCCCCCATAGAGGCCCCAGCAACCCCACCTCCCAAAAAGGCCCAAGCCACTGCAGCCCCCAAAAAGACCCCAGCAACCCCACCTCCCAAAAAGGCTCTAGCCACTGCAGCCCCCAAAGAGGCTCCCATCCCCCCAACTGAGACTCCCCCTTCTCCTAAAAAGGCTCTAGCAGCCCCCAAAGAGGCCCCAATAAACCCACCTCCCAAAAAGGCCTTAGTCACTGCAGCCCCCAAAGAAGCCCCCAACACTCCAGCTGAGACTCCTCCCTCTTCTAAAAAGGTCCCATCTCCCAAAAAGGCCTCAGCAACTGCAGCCCTAAAAAAGGCTATGGCAGCCCCCAAAGAAGCCCCGATCCCCCCGTCTGAGACTGCTCCATCTCCTAAAAAGGCCCCAACCACTGTGACCTCCAGAGATGGGGCTCCAGCAATCCCATCTCCCAAAGAGGCCCCCAACACCTCAGCTGAGATTCTTCCCTCTCCTAAAAAGGCCCCAGCAGCCCCATCTCCCAAAAAGGGCCTGATTTCCCCAGCTGAGatttctccctcccccaaaaagACACAAGCCACTGTAGTACCCCCAAAAGACCCCATTCCCCTAGCTGAGACTTCTTCCTCCCCCCAAAAGGCCCCAGCAGCTACTGCCCCCAAAGAAGCTTCAGCAACCCCATCTCCCAAAGGGGCCCACACTGTTTCAGCTATGACTCCTCCCTCCCCTAAAAGGGCCTCAGCAACCCCATCCACCAAAAAGGCTCGAACAACTGCAGCCCCTAAAGAAGCTTCAGTAACCCCATCCCCCAAAGGTGCCCCTACTGCCCTAGCTGAAACTTCCAGTTCCCCCAAAAAGACCACAGTGCCCAAAGAGGCCCCAGAAATCTCCACTGCCAAAGGAGTTCCTGCTCCCCCAGACATCACTCCACCCTCTCCTAAAAAGGCCCCAGTCTCCAAAGGGGCCTCTGCTCCCCGTGTTGACACTATTTCCTTTCACAAAGAGGCTCCATCCCTTAAAGAGCCCACCATTCCCACAGCCATTGCTCCTCCCTCCCCTAAAGGATCCCCTACTTCCCCAGTGTCAGTCACTGGTACCATGGGTGCCACTGCCCCTCAGACATCTGAAGGGCTCCTAGCAAAGAAAGACCCTGCAGCTCTCAGAGAAATACTTACTGCCTCAGGTGCAGTAAGTGCACCAGTCCTCACTGCTCCCACTGAGAAAGGCCCAGAAGCCAAGAAGAATTCTGATTCACCTCCTACATGCTCAGATGCCTCTGCTAAAAATGATACTAAAGGACCCCTTTCTACAGTGGCCCCTGCCCCTCTACTGACAGTTCCCATTCAAAAAGACTCTTCAAAGACTACAAAAACCCTTTCTGTTAGTTCTACAAAAGGCAAAGATTCTTTGCGTTCTCCAAAGGGTCCCTTGGCTGCTTCTCCTGAATCTAAGACATCTACCCCTCTAGCAGCAGTTGCCCCTGAGAAAGTCCTTCCTAAAGCTGGATCAGCCTCTGTCACTTCAGGACCCACCCCACAAGTCTCCTTGCCTCTTGCTCCTTCCCTAGTTCCTCCTCTGCTTCCTAAACAGCCATTTCTTCCATCCTCACCTGGGCTGGTGCTGGAATTGCCCTCTAAGTCCCCAGCCCCTGCTGATGAGGATGAACTGCCGCCTCTGATTCCCCCGGAACCAATCTCTGGGGGAGTGCCTTTCCAGCCGGTCCTCGTCAACATGCCCACCCCAAAACCTGCTGGGATCCCCGCCCCAACCCCTTCTGCCAAGCAGCCTGTTCTGAAGAACAACAAGGGTATTTGCCTTGGTTTGCTGTGTGCATGGTGTGTCGCCCATATACCCCTCTTGGGGCTACCCACCAATACTAACCATAGGATGCGCCGCTTTCTCCACTATATCTGCTTGATTTTGGATGTAGTATATAGAATAACTTTAAATCGAAAAACTGTAGAAATACGAAATTAA